The Streptococcus viridans genome contains the following window.
CCACCAAAAAACCAATTTGAAGAAGAATCGTGTCTATACTGTTTCTATTGATGAAAAAGTCGAAGAGATTCTTGCAGACCTACACTTAGCGGATTCTTTCTTTGGTATTGAGACTGGGATTGACCCGAGAATCTTAGAAGAAGATGAAGCGAGTCGCGCTTATCTGAGAGGCGCTTTCTTAGCAAGTGGGACCATCAAGGATCCGGAGTCTGGGCGCTATCAATTAGAGATTAGCTCTGTTTATTCTGACCATGCCCAGGACTTAGCAAACTTGATGCAACACTTCTTGTTAGATGCCAAGACTATCGAACGCAAAAAAGGAGTCGTCACCTATTTGCAGAGAGCAGAGGATATTATTGATTTTCTCATCTTGGTAGAAGCCAAGCAGGCTTTGGAAGAATTCGAATCTGTCAAGGTTTTGCGAGAGGCGCGCAATGATCTCAATCGAGCCAATAATGCTGAAATGGCCAATATTGCTCGTACAGTTACGGCTAGTATGAAGACGATTAACAATATTGTCAAAATCATGGATACTATTGGATTAGGTGGCCTTCCGGTTGAGCTTCAGGAAGTTGCCTATGTTCGAATTCAGAATCCCGACTATTCTATCCAGCAAATTGCGGATGCCTTGAAAACGCCTTTGACAAAAAGTGGCGTCAATCATCGCTTGCGAAAAATCAATAAGATTGCAGACGAGCTAGATAATCTATAAGAAAAAGCCTTTGAATTGTTTAATTCAAAGACT
Protein-coding sequences here:
- the whiA gene encoding DNA-binding protein WhiA, with protein sequence MSFTIKVKEELLTLHRFEKSELSALIKMSGSLGLSMGGLSLSLTTENAKIARHIYELIVEFYQVKSDIRHHQKTNLKKNRVYTVSIDEKVEEILADLHLADSFFGIETGIDPRILEEDEASRAYLRGAFLASGTIKDPESGRYQLEISSVYSDHAQDLANLMQHFLLDAKTIERKKGVVTYLQRAEDIIDFLILVEAKQALEEFESVKVLREARNDLNRANNAEMANIARTVTASMKTINNIVKIMDTIGLGGLPVELQEVAYVRIQNPDYSIQQIADALKTPLTKSGVNHRLRKINKIADELDNL